Part of the Leclercia sp. AS011 genome is shown below.
GACCACCACCGCAAACTCCTCGCCCCCCATCCGCGCCACCAGTCCCTCGTTCCCTACCGTCTCCTGCACTTTACGCGCAAAGGCCGCGAGCACGGTATCGCCACACTCGTGACCGAAGTTGTCATTGATGCTTTTGAAATAGTCGATATCCAGCAGCATCACGGTCAGCAGCGGGCTTTTACGTGTGCCCTCATCGCGCTTCAGGGCCTCGTACAGCCCGGACCGGGAGTACACCTGGGTCAGGAAATCATAATCGGCGCGCAGGGAGACCTGGCGGATCAGCGAGTTGATCGCCGCCATGCTGACCGAGACCATCACCGGGCAGACAGCCATAGTGGCGATCCCCAGCCGGGCAGAGAACATCATCGGCGTGGTGATCGGCGTGGTCGCCAGAATGGTAATGATGGAGTTGCCGACCAGGGTGATCTCCACCGCCCCGGTGACAAAGGTCAACAGGCAGGTCGCTGGTAGTGAATAGCGCACCGCGCACCAGATCAAGGCTGGCATTGGAAACGCCAGCGCACCGGCCCCGCCAATTGCCACCGAGGCCGCCACCGAGATAATCAGTAACACCACCGGCATCAGATGGCTGGCCCGCAGGGTCCGCTTAAAGGTGGGCCAGGTGATGGTCAGCATGCAGGGAACAATCAGTACCCCGGTGGAAAACTGTTCGCTAAACCAGTCGGCGACCAGCGGCCAGAAGGCGCGATTATCCACCCCGCCCGACACCATCGCCCCGAGCAGCGCGCAGAGCAGCGCGGCCACCAGACAATAGTTAAACAACCGCAGGGCATTTACCGGATCCGGGGTGCGGTTTTTCAGCCGCCTGTCGCGCTGGACCAGCAGGGCAACCATGACGATAAACACCATATTCGAGAGGTTGATGCCCAGCGAGGTGATGCCCCAGTTGGTGGTGAGGGCGTCATAGACCAACATGGCGAAATACGATAGCGCATAATAGTGCGGCCGGTTCAGGTAAGCGTAACGGGCAAATACCCCTGCCATGACGCCGTTTAGCGGCCAGAACATCGACAGTGATTCCACCAGACGCAGCTGCGCGCCAATAAAATAGAACAGCGTGGTCAGGACAAATATTCCCACCGCATTACGCAGGGGGCTTTCCGGCTGAAAAAGCGCGAATGTTCTGCTGGAGTCAGAAGACATGCAATATCAATCCATAGGGTTGCTTTTAACAATGATTTATCACCCGCGCGGGTGAATGTTAAAAGTTTGGGACTCATGTATATCACATCAGGGGGGGTACAATCACCACTCCGTTAAGGGGGCTTAACTGTCAGTCGTCAGCCCCCGGGTCGGATCCGGTTAATAGACCGAGCGGCCCAGCTTCTGGGTCAGACGCTCCAGCACCGCGACGCCGGCCAGGGAGTTCCCCGTCTCGTCCAGCTCCGGGCTCCAGACCGCAATCGCCATCTCGTGCGGCACAATCGCCACCACCCCGCCACCAACCCCCGATTTGGCAGGCAGCCCCACGCGCCAGGCAAACTCACCGGCATTCTGATACATGCCGCTGGTGGCCATCAGGGCATTCACCTGCCGGGCCTGCATCGACGTGACCACCGGCTCTGAGAGGTGCGGCGCATAGCCCTGGGCGGCCAGAAACAGAAAGGTGTCGGCCAGTTCAACGCAGTTCATCTTCAGGGCGCAGTAGTGGAAGTAGTTTTGCAGCACCGTCGAGACATCGTTATGGAAATTGCCGAACGACTTCATCAGCCAGGCGATCGCCGCATTGCGCGCCGAGTGTTCGAACTCTGATTTAGCCACCAGGGTGTCGTAAGCAATATCGCTGACCCCGGAGAGCTGGCGCACAATCTCCAGCATCCGCTGACGCGGGGCGCTGAGACGGCTTTGCAGCATATCGCACACCACCAGCGCCCCGGCGTTGATAAACGGGTTGCGCGGTTTGCCCTGCTCGATCTCCAGCTGCAGCAGAGAGTTAAACGGCTGGCCGGAGGGATCTTTCCCTACCCGCTGCCAGATCTCGTCTTCGTCATACTGACGCATGGCCGCCACCAGGCTGAGCACTTTTGAGATCGACTGAATGGAGAAACGTTCGGTGGCATCCCCGGCCTGGAAGCGCTGACCATCGACGGTACGAATGGCAATCCCGAGCTTGTTGCCGTTGACCGAGGCAAGCGCCGGAATGTAATCGGCCACTTTGCCCTGGCCCAGTAAGGGACGTACTTGCGCCAGAATGGCGTCCAGCATCTGATTATTGATGTTCGCAGCCATCGGTTGCTCCTTGCTCACAGGCCAAAAACGGCCTGCGAGTATAACAGAGGCTGATGGATGACGTCAGGCAGGAAGTCGGAACCGCGAAACCGCCTGTAACAGCAGGCCGGATTCATCATGCAGTCGCCGGGAGGCCTCGGAGGCGGTGTTCACCAGTTCATCGGTCTGGTGCGCCACCTGGTTCAGGGCCTGTAGCTGGCCGGTCATGCGGTGAATGCTGTCCCCCTGGCTGAGGGTCGCCACGGAGATCTCATTCAGTAAGCTACAGAGATTGCCCACCAGACCAATCACCTGCTGGAGATTATCCTCCAGCCGGGTCACCGCTTTCGAGCCATCTTCGATGCCCTGTAGCGAGTGATTAATCAGCTGCTGAATGGTTTGCGTCGAGTGGCTGCTCTTACGCGCCAGCAGCCCCACTTCCCGCGCCACCACCGCAAAACCGCGCCCCTGATTCCCGGCGTGCGCCGCTTCGATAGCCGCGTTCAGGGCCAGAATATTGGTCTGAAACGCCACGTTATCGATGATCGCCACAATGCCGCGCATTTCAGAAGAACGCGCCACAATCGCCGCCATCGAGGCGTTCACCGTCTCCATCATACGATCGCCGCCCGCCGCCATCTCCCGCGCCTCGTCTGCCCGCGTGCTCGCCAGTCTGGCGTAGCCGCTGTTGCCCTCGACATGGGTCTCCAGGTCGGCAATGTGCGCCGTGACCTCTTTCAGCTCCTGCGCCTGACGCGCCGACTGGTGATAGAGCTTCTGATTGCCCTCCGCCAGCGACCCGATATTGGTCACCATCGAGGTGGTCGCCTCGCTGACCTGCGTCACCAGCTGCTGCAGGCCCTGTTGCAGGGTATCGACGCTGTCGCCAAGCTGCGCCATCTCGCGGTTAAAGCGTTTCACGCCCGGCGGCGGCGCGGAGAGATCCCCCGCCGCCAGCAGATTGATATGGGCGATAAGCCGACGCAGCGGCACGATCACCCAGCGCGACATCGCAAACCACACCGCTACGGCGATCGCCAGTAGCACCACCGGGGCCAGTAAGAACAGGGATTGCAGGCTGGAGAGGCTGGCGGTCAACAACTGACGCCCCTCTGCGGCGCGCTGGACGCTGGCCTGCTGATAGCGGGCGTAGTTGTCATTGAAGTCCGCCTGAAATGCCTGCGCGGGGACCGCGAAGAAGGCGTCAATCGACTGGCTATTGACCAGCCCGTCGGCCTGTTCACGGATAGCATCGAAGAACAGCTGATAGCTGGTGAGCAGCGCCTCATCCCGCGGGGGCTGCATCGCCTGCCAGGCCTGCCACGCCTGCTGAGAATCCCGCAGCGCCAGCTGGGCCTCGTCCATCAGGCTGTGCCAGCTCCCGTCCGAACCGGTCTCTTTATCCTGCATAAAGTAAACCCCCGCCCGATTGAGCAGATCGCTCGCCGCCAGCAGCGAGATCCGCGCCTGATCGACTTTGGCCTGTTGCAGGTACGCCATCTGATTACGCTGTTCATTGCGCTGGGCATCCCGCAGCGAGACGGAGAGGAAAATCGAGGATGAGATTTGTACGGCAGAGAAGAGCCCGATAATGCAGAAGATCCCCGCCAGCAAACCAAACTGCCGGGGAGTAATGCGGCGATAAATTTTGCTTAAGTTCATAAATGTATTCATTAACAATGCCTTAGACGTGGGCGAGTCTACGCAGTGAAAATGACAGAACTATTTCAGGGAGATGACAGCGGGAAGGAACGCCCGGCGGCGCGGCGCTTGCACGGTCCTACAGATTTTGTAGGCCGGGTAAGCGCTGCGCCACCCGGCAGATGCACATTGTTAAACCCGGTCTTTCCACACCGTCTGCACATTGCAGAACTCATGCAGGCCGAAGTGCGACAGCTCCCGGCCAAAGCCGCTCTTCTTCACCCCACCAAAGGCCACGCGGGCATCGCTGGCGCTGTAGCCGTTGATAAACACCCCGCCGCACTCAAGCTGGCGGGCAAAGCGATCCGCTCTCTCAGCGCTGGCGGTAAACACTGTGGCAGAGAGCCCGAAATCGCTGTCGTTCGCCAACGCCAGGGCATGATCGGCATCGGTTGCCACGGTGATGGCCGCCACCGGGCCAAACAGCTCCTGACGGAAGGCGGTCATCGTCGGAGTGACATTCCCCAATACGGTCGGCGCATAGTAGTTCCCTGCCCCCGCCAGCTTCTCGCCGCCCAGCAGCAGGGTCGCCCCTTCGGCAAGCGTAGCCTGCACCTGCTGATCCATCTCGTCGCGCAGATCGAAACGCGCCATTGGCCCCAGGTAATTCTCTTCTGCGTCCGGTGCCCCCATTTTCAGGGCCGCGGTGGCCTCAACAAAGCGACGGCTGAACTCGTCGGCAATCCCCGCTTCGACGATAAAGCGTTTGGCGGCGGCGCAGACCTGCCCGGTGTTCTGATAGCGCCCGGTCACCGCCGCTTTCACCGCCAGATCGAGGTCGGCATCGTTGAGGACGATAAAGGGATCGGATCCCCCCAGCTCCAGCACGCATTTTTTCAGCGCCGCCCCGGCCTGAGCGCCAATCGCCGCCCCGGCCCGCAGGCTGCCGGTAACGGTCACCGCCGCAATGCGCGGATCGGCAATCATCTGGCTTACCCCGTCGTTGGTGGCATTCAGCTGACTAAACACACCCTGCGGGAATCCGGCGTCATTAAAGATGGCATCAATCAGGGTCGCGGCGCCCAGCACGTTCGGGGCGTGTTTCAGCAGATAGCTGTTGCCCGCGAGGATAATCGGCACCGCGCCGCGCAGTACCTGCCATAGCGGGAAGTTCCACGGCATCACCGCCAGCACCGGGCCCAGCGGGCGATATTCAATCACCGCATCCGCCACCTGCGTCGCCTCGGTAGCGAGCATCGCCGGGCCATGTTCGGCATACCAGTCGCAAAGCCCGGCGGATTTCGCCACCTCCCCGCGCGCCTGGGCAATAGGTTTGCCCATCTCGCGAGTGATCATCTGAGCCATCTCTTCGCCACGGTTGCGCAGCACGGTACCCAGATCGCGCAGTTTTTGCGCACGCGCCGCCACCGGGACGCTGCGCCACTGGCGAAAAGCGGCATCGGTCCGGGCAAGGGCTTGTTCAACGTCGGTGGCGGTCGCCCACGGCCAGACGGCCAGGGTTTCGCCGTTTGCCGGGTTAACAGATAAAGCATGAGTGGCAGAAGGTATAGTCATGATCGGCTCCGTGTAATAACAGTTGCTACAGTGTGGCCTGGTCTGTTATTTCTTAAAAATGAATAATAGTGACCACCTTATTCACGATACGAGAATGATATGGATCTGACCCAGCTGGAAATGTTCAACGCCGTCGCCCAGACCGGCAGCATCACCCTGGCCGCGCAGAAGGTGCATCGCGTGCCCTCAAACCTCACCACCCGCATCAAGCAACTGGAAGCCGACCTCGGGGTAGAGCTGTTTATCCGCGAGAACCAGCGGCTGCGCCTCTCCCCCGCGGGGCACAATTTTTTGCGCTACAGCCGACAGATCCTCGCCCTGGTGGATGAGGCCCGGATGGTGGTGGCCGGTGATGAACCCCAGGGGCTGTTTACCCTCGGGTCGCTGGAGAGCACGGCGGCGGTGCGTATTCCGGCCTCGCTGGCGCAGTTTAACCAGCGCTATCCGCGCATTCAGTTTGCGCTGGCGACGGGTCCATCGGGGATGATGATCGACGGCGTGCTGGAGGGGACCCTGAGCGCCGCTTTTGTTGACGGGCCCTTAACCCACCCGGAGCTGGAGGGGATGCCGGTCTACCGGGAAGAGATGATGCTGGTGGTACCCGCCGGTCAGCCGAAGGTCGAGCGGGCTCTGGCCGTCAGCGGACGGGATATCTACGCCTTTCGCGCCAACTGCTCCTATCGTCGCCATTTTGAGAGCTGGTTTCATGCGGATCGCGCCACGCCCGGGCGCATTCATGAGATGGAGTCCTACCACGGCATGCTGGCCTGCGTGATTGCCGGTGCCGGAATTGCGCTGATGCCGCGCTCGATGCTGGAAAGCATGCCCGGTCATCAGCAGGTGGAAGCCTGGCCGCTGGCAGAGAACTGGCGCTGGCTCACCACCTGGCTGGTGTGGCGTCGCGGGGCGATGACTCGCCAGCTCGAAGCCTTTATAGCACTGCTAAACGAAGGTCAGCCACCAGCACCTTCTCCATAAACAGGCTCAGGGGGTCGGGCGCATACGGGGGAAACGCCTCGCACAGCTGATACCCGCAGCGCTCATACAAATGAATGGCCGCCTGCTGTTTAATCCCCGTCTCCAGTCGCAGCGTGTGACAGCTGCGGCTGAGCGCTTCATCTTCCAGCGCCGCCAGCAGTTTTTCCCCCAGCCGCTGCCCGCGATGGGTCGGATCGATATAGACCCGCTTCATCTCCCCGCTGCCGTCGCCGTTGAGTACGATGGCCCCGCAGCCGACGGCGTTAAGCTGGCGATCGCGGATCACCATCATGATCAAACTGTGTTCCGGCAGCCCGGTCAGATCCAGCAGATGGTTGCTTTCCGCCGGATAGAGCGCGCTCTGGTAGCTGTCGAGATCGGCAATCAGGGTGGTGATATCCGGATGGGCGGGCGATTCTGAGGTAATGGAATACATGGCAGGCTCCTTTTGTCGTTTTTCTCCACCCTAACGCCGGGCGGCTACGTTGCGGGCATATTTTTAACTTATAACTGCCGCCAGCCATTGCACGCCTCGCGCCTGCGGCGTAAGTTTGGGCCCAGTCACGGTTAAAATGTCAGGAAAAACAATGAACACCAAAGCCCGTAAAGTGATGATTATTGGGGCCGGAAACGTCGGCACCTCCGCCGCCTATGCCCTGCTGAACCAGAATATTTGTGAAGAGCTGCTGCTGGTGGATATCAACCAGCAGCGCAGCGAAGGTCACGCCTGGGATCTGTCGGATGCCGCCGCCTATATGCCCGGGATGATGACCATCTCCACCCGCGAGGCGAGCGACTGTGCCGATGTGGACATCGCGGTGATCACCGTCTCCGGCGGTGCCCTCAAGCCGGGGCAGACGCGGCTGGATGAGCTGAACGCCACGGCCCGCATTGTGAAAAGCATTGTGCCGCAGATGATGACCGGTGGGTTTAACGGCATTTTTCTGATCGCCACTAACCCGTGCGACATCATCACCTGGCAGGTGTGGCAGCTCTCCGGCCTGCCGCGCCATCAGGTGATTGGCACCGGCGTCTGGCTGGATACCACCCGCCTGCGCCGCACCCTGGCACAGGCGCTGGATATCGGTGCCCAGAGCATCGACGCCTTTATTCTGGGCGAGCACGGAGATACGCAGTTCCCGGTCTGGTCACATTCGGCGGTCTACGGCTCGCCCATTGCCGACGTGTATCAGCGCCACACTGGCAAAACGCTGGATTTTGATGAGCTGGCCGAGCGCGTGCGCAAACAGGGCTTTGAGATCTATGCCCGCAAGGGCTGCACGGAGTACGGTATCGCCGCCACTATCGCCGAGATCTGCCGCAATATCTTCACCGGCAGCCACCGGGCGCTGGCGATCTCCTGCATTCTGGACGGTGAGTATGGCGTGGATGGCGTGGCGATTGGCGTCCCGGCGGTGCTGGCCCAGAGCGGCGTCCAGCAGATCATAGAGCTGAAGCTTGCAGACGACGAATTAGAAAAATTCCGCCATTCGGCGGAGGTGATCAGAGCCAATATCGCCCGTCTGCCCTGAATCCTAAGGGGCCAGGGTCAGAGTGGCATCAAGCTGGCTTAGGGTCTGCTGCACCCCTTCGTCCAGCCGTTTATCGGTAACGATATCGGTGAGAGTGTTGAGGTGAGCCACGTTAAACAGCGACCAGGCACCGTATTTCGAGCTGTCGGCCAGCAGCACCCGGCGGCGGGCATTGGCGATCAGATCCCGCTTGAGGGCCGCTTTCTCTTCCGTCGGGGAGGTAATGCCGCGCTCCAGATCCCAGCCGTTACAGCTGACAAAAGCGATATCCGGCCAGACGTTTTGCAGTAGGCGGCGGCCGTGCTCGCCGATGCAGGACTGGCTGGAGTCGTCGATGCGCCCGCCAATGATCGTCACCTCGATCTGCTTAAACTCCGAGAGAAACAGGGCGATATGCAGATCGCTGGTGATCACGCGCAGCGGGAGATGGGTCAACTGGCGCGCCAGTTCGATCATGGTGGTGCCCGCATCGAGCACCACCGCGTCACCGGCTTTGACAAAGCTGGCTGCCGCGCAGGCAATGGCGTGTTTTTCCGCCAGGCTGCGCTGCATCTTTTCGCTGGTGGTGGGCTGCGAAGGAATAAACCGGTTCAGGGTCACGCCGCCATGCGTGCGGCTGATCACCCCCTCCTGATCGAGCTTAATCAGATCCCGGCGAATAGTCGCGGGCGAGGCATCCGTCGCCGCCACCAGCTGATCCACCGTCACCAGATTGTGCCCTTTCAGGTAGTCCATTATCTGTTCTAACCGGCTATATCCCTTCATATTATTCCCGTGTGATTTGCATCGCTAACTGGATAGAAACCGTCATGCTCTCAGACTTCGCTTTACCTGTCCACGCAATGTCGAACGCGGTGCCATGGTCGGCAGAAGTGCGGATAAACGGCAGCCCGGCGGTGATATTCACCCCGTCGTAAAAACCGAGTAATTTTAACGGGATATGCCCCTGATCGTGATACATCGCCACCACCATGTCATACATCCCTTCGTGGCACTGCATAAAGACCGTGTCCGGCGGGCATGGCCCTGACACATTCAGCCCTTTCGCCTTCATCGCCTCTACCGCCGGGCCGACAATCTTGATCTCTTCGTCGCCAAACAGACCGTTCTCCCCGGCGTGCGGGTTGACCCCGGCCACGGCGATACGCGGATTTTTATACCCCACGCGCTTAAGGAAGGTGTCCGCAATGCCAATCACGGTTTTTACCCGATCCTGGTTGAGGGTATCAAGGAATTTGCGCAACGCGATATGGGTGGTGATGTGAATGACCTTTAACTGGTCGGTATAGAGCACCATCGCGTAATCCTTGCTGTCGGTGAGGTGCGCCAGCAGTTCGGTATGGCCCGGATAGTGATGACCCGCCAGATGCAGCGCCTCTTTGTTCAGCGGCGCGGTAGCAATGGCTTTCACCTCGCCCGCCATCGCCAGCTCGGTGGCGCGACGCACGCAGCGGTAGGCCAAATCCCCGGCCTGGGCCTGCACCACGCCGGGCTGTAACGCCTCGGGATCTGCCAGCGGCTCGTCCAGCACGTTGATGATGGACGGCCCGAACTGCGCCTCGCTGACGCGGGTAATCACGCGTAACTCCGCCGGAGCGGTGATGCCCTTCTCAAGCACCCGTTGCAGGGTACGGGCACAGCCGACCACCACGACCGGCGCGCCGGACAGCTCGCCTTCAGTCAGGGATTTGATAATGATCTCCGGGCCGATGCCCGCCGGGTCGCCCATGGTTACAGCAATGATATTAGTCACTCATCTTCTCCTCGATAAAATGCAAAACCTCAAGCAGCGTGGTTGCAGTACCAAAACCGCCCGCTTTCGTCATAACTGGCCCCTGCCAGCGACAACCCAAAAATCGACCAAACGGCACGCACTGCGCCACTTGTCCGCGTATGGCAAAACCTTGCGCGCCGAGCGCGCTGGCAACCGCCATCGCCACGTCGCCCCCGGAGACATACAGCGCCGCCGGGTTATGGTGCTCCAGCACCTTGCGTGTTAACTCCCCGAGAAACGCGCTGATGGTCTCCCCCAGCGCGGCGCGGCTTAATCCGCGCTGCTGACACAGGGCGTCGATCTGATGCCGGGCCTGGGTATCGGCGCAGGTATGCACCACGCAGTGCTGACCTGCCGTCAGCGCTGCGGCGATCTGCTCCTCATACCCCGCCATCGCGTGGTTAAACACATCATTGATATCAATCAGTACCCTGCTGACATTGCGTTGACTGCGCACCCGCTGGATCTGCTCCTGAGCAATCTCACTCATCGAACCGATTACCGCCAGCAGCTGACGCGGCGTGGCGAGACGGCGGGCCAGGGCATCGCACAGCCCGGCGGAGCCTACCAGCAGCGGACGCTCCTCGCAGGCGAAGGCGGCGTTGATAATCTGGTCCAGCTCGTCGTCACTTTGGGCATCAACAATCACCAGTTGCGCATCGCCCTGCAGGGCCACCGTCAGCTGGGCCGGGTTGACGACCAGGCTGGTAAGGGCGGTTTGTTCCGCCAGTACGGCGGCAATATGGGCATGGCGCACCGGGGTTTTGGGGTCGCTGGCAAATTCGGTCTCCGTGACCGGGACGCCCTTCACCAGGCAGATGCCGTTTTGGGTGGTGCGCCCCGCCGCCGGGAAGGCCGGGGCGATGATGGCCTGACGCTGACCGCTGAGACGCAGCAGCGCCGCCACTTCCGCCCCGGGGTTGCCCCGCAGGGTGGAGTCGATTTTCTTCACCAGCCATTTTGCGCCGTCAATCTCGTCGGCGTAGCGCGTCAGCTTTTCAGCGGCCTCTGATGCCCCGAGCGCCCGACTGTCGCTATTAATAACCAGCGCATCGGTGTCGCCGGTAAAGGGTGTCTGAAACGCGACGCTGACCTTTTTGCCGCTTAACGCCAGGCTGACGCCCGCGTCATTGGCACCGGTAAAGTCATCGGCGATCACCACCACTTCTCTGTTCAGGTTGTTCACTTACATCCCCAAAGGTTAGCCTTTCCTGTTAATGATTATATTCAATCATGATTGATTATATGTGAGCAAGATCAAGTTATTCGGTTTGCGAATAAATTATAAATTTAGACACACGATGACTGTGATTGCCTGGTTTGAGTGAAATCAATCACAGACACAGCAACAGGAGAGCAATGTGTTAACCATTAACAGTACGATTATCAGCGGTGCGGGTGCGATCCCGGCCCTCGCGCCCCTGCTGGCAGGCAAGACGCGCCTTTTACTGGTCACCGACGGCAATATCGCCCGTCTGGACGCCGCCCGCGCCATCCGCAGCCTGCTGGAAGCCGACAACCGCAGTGTGAGCGTGATTGAGAGCGTGCCGCCGGAGCCGACCAACCATGACGTCCGCGCCCTGCTGGCGGAGATCAACGACACCGCCTTCGATCTGGTGGTGGGCGTGGGCGGCGGCAGCGTACTGGATGTGGCCAAGCTGCTCTCCGTGCTGTGCCACCCTTCTTCACCGGGGCTGGACGCGCTGCTGGCGGGTGAAAAACCGACCCTTCGCCTCGCCTCTCTGTTGATCCCGGCCAGCGCCGGGACCGGCTCCGAAGCCACGCCAAACGCAATCCTCGCCATTCCCGAGCAGAGCACCAAAATCGGCATTATCTCCCCGGTGCTGCTGCCGGACTACGTGGCGCTGTTACCGGAACTCACCACCAGCATGCCGCCGCACATTGCGTCTTCAACCGGGATCGACGCCCTGTGTCACCTGATCGAGTGTTTTACTGCCACCGTGGCGAATCCGGTGAGCGATAACGCGGCGCTGATTGGCCTGCGTAAGTTGCTGAACAATATCGAAACCGCCTGCGCCGAGCCGCATAACCTGGCGGCGAAGCTGGAGATGCTGTGGGCCTCGTACTACGGCGGCGTGGCCATTGCCCATGCCGGAACCCATCTGGTGCACGCCCTCTCCTATCCGCTGGGCGGGAAGTATCACCTGCCGCACGGCGTGGCGAACGCC
Proteins encoded:
- the dtnK gene encoding D-threonate kinase, coding for MNNLNREVVVIADDFTGANDAGVSLALSGKKVSVAFQTPFTGDTDALVINSDSRALGASEAAEKLTRYADEIDGAKWLVKKIDSTLRGNPGAEVAALLRLSGQRQAIIAPAFPAAGRTTQNGICLVKGVPVTETEFASDPKTPVRHAHIAAVLAEQTALTSLVVNPAQLTVALQGDAQLVIVDAQSDDELDQIINAAFACEERPLLVGSAGLCDALARRLATPRQLLAVIGSMSEIAQEQIQRVRSQRNVSRVLIDINDVFNHAMAGYEEQIAAALTAGQHCVVHTCADTQARHQIDALCQQRGLSRAALGETISAFLGELTRKVLEHHNPAALYVSGGDVAMAVASALGAQGFAIRGQVAQCVPFGRFLGCRWQGPVMTKAGGFGTATTLLEVLHFIEEKMSD
- a CDS encoding iron-containing alcohol dehydrogenase, which produces MLTINSTIISGAGAIPALAPLLAGKTRLLLVTDGNIARLDAARAIRSLLEADNRSVSVIESVPPEPTNHDVRALLAEINDTAFDLVVGVGGGSVLDVAKLLSVLCHPSSPGLDALLAGEKPTLRLASLLIPASAGTGSEATPNAILAIPEQSTKIGIISPVLLPDYVALLPELTTSMPPHIASSTGIDALCHLIECFTATVANPVSDNAALIGLRKLLNNIETACAEPHNLAAKLEMLWASYYGGVAIAHAGTHLVHALSYPLGGKYHLPHGVANAILLAPCMRVVRPDAVEKFAQVWDLVPGADTSLSAEEKSYALVDWFAALVRRLNLPDNLETLGVPRDDIASLSDAALNVKRLMNNAPRQVSHAEVQGIYQTLFPEI